A window of Halobellus sp. LT62 contains these coding sequences:
- a CDS encoding RAD55 family ATPase produces the protein MPEFVKTGVEGLDSILNGGIVENAAVLVSGNPGTGKSILGLQYLYNGVEQFDEGGIYLTFEETKDDISEAAESIGFDKWDDFVDDGRIKVYDKRTLLRSGDFSSTLDTILEDLQDTQYDRLVLDSLTMFQLFFEEEKEQRQYLLKFIDILKDSGLTSILTMEQSAVFPETEIGLENFLTDGNIYLIQSPAGSTSNRYIWVAKMRKQPIKNSMFPLEIEEGGIKVYEQAAGFSMVGESAPWFAEDEGGLE, from the coding sequence ATGCCAGAATTCGTCAAGACCGGTGTCGAAGGGCTCGACTCGATCCTCAACGGTGGTATCGTCGAGAACGCCGCCGTGCTCGTCAGCGGTAACCCCGGAACCGGGAAGAGTATTCTCGGACTACAGTACCTCTATAACGGCGTCGAACAGTTCGACGAGGGCGGGATCTATCTCACCTTCGAGGAGACGAAAGACGATATCAGCGAGGCGGCCGAGTCCATCGGCTTCGACAAGTGGGACGACTTCGTCGACGACGGGCGGATCAAAGTGTACGACAAGCGCACGCTGCTCCGCAGCGGCGACTTCTCCTCGACGCTCGATACGATCCTCGAAGACCTCCAAGACACCCAGTACGATCGGCTCGTTCTCGACTCCTTGACGATGTTTCAGCTCTTTTTCGAAGAGGAGAAAGAGCAGCGGCAGTATCTCCTGAAGTTCATCGACATCCTGAAGGACAGCGGCCTCACCTCGATTCTGACGATGGAGCAGTCCGCGGTGTTCCCCGAGACCGAGATCGGCCTCGAAAACTTCCTCACCGACGGGAACATCTATCTTATCCAGTCACCCGCCGGGTCCACGTCTAACCGGTACATCTGGGTCGCGAAGATGCGAAAGCAGCCCATCAAGAACTCGATGTTCCCGCTGGAAATCGAGGAGGGCGGAATCAAGGTGTACGAACAGGCGGCCGGGTTCTCGATGGTCGGCGAGTCCGCACCGTGGTTCGCCGAAGACGAGGGCGGACTCGAGTAG
- a CDS encoding flagella accessory protein C, translating to MGVMDWMDGDSSEESDTVATDGLGFDDDLDGEMGGFDDEMSEMDGLDGEMGEFDDGGDFGGGDVDSDTIADMEDRLSELENEVSSISSGMNTVREENKQIGETVEELDETIRKLLDIYEMVTRGINPFVDDAREMGGLEGDGAFGLFEMEEETEDDLDSDVASADAESFFDEDFGDLDAEADEAELAAEDELSEEEREDPGAALEEESSADDDAMSGSSFDDLKAEYEENEDWDDVDGEEESGEVDAADGADGTEADESDADEDAVGAEDESERRDALEAAEEAVTVDPDETLFEADGVETDNEAVDNGADASSTNGTLPAEATSTSAAEQQSGNGDASDAYLTALPARYTAESVALQWTRFLVETGGAIGAARALRQYRSQGWITRSVERTMSEHVRNAATASTTERPQDLRVEHHRESLTYISRLAGDVDESRLLEELSALGGGVSGIRR from the coding sequence ATGGGCGTGATGGACTGGATGGACGGCGATTCGAGTGAGGAGTCCGACACCGTCGCCACCGATGGGCTCGGATTCGACGACGACCTCGACGGCGAGATGGGTGGATTCGACGACGAAATGAGCGAGATGGACGGTCTCGACGGCGAGATGGGCGAATTCGACGACGGCGGCGATTTCGGCGGTGGAGACGTCGATTCCGATACCATCGCCGATATGGAGGATCGCCTCTCCGAGCTCGAAAACGAGGTGAGTTCGATCTCCTCGGGGATGAACACCGTCCGCGAGGAGAACAAACAGATCGGCGAAACCGTCGAGGAACTCGACGAGACCATCCGGAAACTCCTCGACATCTACGAGATGGTGACCCGCGGCATCAACCCGTTCGTCGACGACGCCCGAGAGATGGGCGGACTGGAAGGTGACGGCGCGTTCGGCCTCTTCGAGATGGAAGAAGAGACCGAAGACGACCTCGATTCGGACGTCGCGAGCGCCGACGCCGAATCGTTCTTCGACGAGGACTTCGGCGATCTCGACGCCGAAGCGGACGAGGCAGAGCTCGCCGCGGAAGACGAACTCTCCGAGGAGGAACGCGAAGATCCCGGTGCAGCACTCGAAGAAGAGTCGAGTGCGGACGACGACGCGATGAGCGGCTCCAGCTTCGACGACCTGAAGGCCGAGTACGAGGAGAACGAAGACTGGGACGACGTCGACGGCGAGGAGGAGAGCGGAGAAGTCGACGCGGCAGACGGAGCGGATGGGACGGAAGCCGACGAGTCCGACGCCGACGAGGACGCGGTGGGGGCCGAAGACGAATCCGAACGCCGCGACGCGCTCGAAGCGGCCGAAGAGGCGGTGACAGTCGACCCCGACGAGACGCTGTTCGAGGCCGACGGCGTGGAGACCGACAACGAGGCCGTAGACAACGGGGCGGACGCGTCGTCGACGAACGGAACGCTGCCGGCCGAGGCGACGTCGACGTCCGCTGCCGAACAGCAGTCCGGAAATGGCGATGCGAGCGACGCGTACCTGACGGCGTTGCCAGCGCGGTACACAGCCGAATCCGTCGCCCTGCAGTGGACGCGGTTCCTCGTCGAAACCGGCGGTGCGATCGGCGCTGCCCGAGCGCTTCGACAGTACCGTTCGCAGGGATGGATCACCCGTTCGGTCGAGCGGACGATGAGCGAACACGTCCGCAACGCGGCCACCGCGAGCACGACCGAACGGCCACAGGACCTCCGCGTCGAGCACCACAGAGAGAGTCTGACCTACATCAGCCGACTCGCCGGTGATGTCGACGAGTCTCGGCTCCTCGAAGAACTGTCCGCGCTCGGGGGTGGCGTCAGTGGGATTCGGCGTTAG
- a CDS encoding fla cluster protein FlaF, producing the protein MGFGVSGSTAIIFLGVLIASGTLYTAAAGSAEQITEAREEKGEDLLDQRNTDLEIDRVFYNDSTLEINVTNTGTTTLSVEGVSLLLDNEHVLPDSTEVEDDLSTDVWGADQKLVIRINDVSQPDRVTVVAENGVAASNSTVEVS; encoded by the coding sequence GTGGGATTCGGCGTTAGCGGGTCGACGGCGATCATCTTCCTCGGCGTCTTGATCGCGTCGGGGACGCTCTATACGGCGGCCGCCGGGAGCGCAGAGCAGATCACCGAGGCACGGGAAGAAAAGGGCGAGGACCTCTTAGATCAGCGGAACACCGATCTGGAAATCGATCGCGTGTTCTATAACGATTCCACCTTGGAGATCAACGTGACGAATACGGGGACGACGACGCTTTCCGTCGAGGGAGTGAGTCTCTTGCTCGACAACGAGCACGTTCTTCCGGACTCGACCGAGGTGGAGGACGACCTCTCGACAGACGTCTGGGGTGCCGATCAGAAACTGGTCATCCGCATCAACGACGTGTCTCAGCCCGACCGCGTCACCGTCGTCGCCGAGAACGGGGTCGCCGCGAGCAACTCGACGGTCGAGGTGAGCTAG
- a CDS encoding flagellar protein G has protein sequence MADVSVPSLILFIASIVIAAGVAGVLIDTVTGISGSLDDRGADVSENIRTDIEIISSPEPGVYNETNDELTLYVKNTGRRTLPATGETFDVIVDAQYRANVSVSVAGDADADEWAPHDVVEVTIGDLVLDEGDHRATLVVDGDEEVFRFNR, from the coding sequence ATGGCCGACGTGTCCGTTCCGAGCCTGATCCTGTTCATCGCGAGCATCGTCATCGCCGCGGGCGTCGCGGGCGTCCTCATCGACACCGTAACGGGTATCAGCGGCTCTCTCGACGACCGCGGCGCGGACGTCTCAGAGAACATCCGGACCGACATCGAGATCATCAGCAGCCCCGAGCCGGGCGTCTACAACGAGACGAACGACGAGCTCACGCTGTACGTGAAAAACACCGGGAGACGGACCTTACCGGCGACCGGCGAGACGTTCGACGTGATCGTCGACGCGCAGTACCGCGCGAACGTCTCCGTGTCCGTCGCGGGCGATGCCGACGCCGACGAGTGGGCTCCGCACGACGTCGTCGAGGTGACGATCGGCGATCTAGTCTTAGACGAGGGCGACCACCGCGCCACGCTGGTCGTCGACGGCGACGAGGAGGTGTTCCGATTCAACCGATGA
- a CDS encoding ATPase domain-containing protein: MSSNHFPIGMKDHDRLEKELGGGIPKGSIVLIEGDYGAGKSVLSQRFTYGFTQENVVTTLVSTELGVRGFLDQMHSLNYDVVKPLLDEEILFIPAEIDASGALTGGGDDERKQLLRLMMDAETMWDGDVIIIDTFDAILRNDPMFEALVRQNEERQAALEIISFFRELTTKGKTIVLTVDPSTVDEEAIGPFRSIADVYLKLEMVEVGNDVRRNIFVKRFAGMGEQVGDRVGFSVRSGIGIVIESRSVA, translated from the coding sequence ATGAGCTCGAATCACTTCCCGATCGGAATGAAAGACCACGACCGGCTCGAAAAGGAACTCGGCGGCGGGATCCCGAAGGGGTCGATCGTGCTCATCGAGGGCGACTACGGGGCCGGAAAGAGCGTGCTTTCTCAGCGGTTCACCTACGGCTTCACGCAGGAAAACGTCGTCACGACGCTCGTCTCGACAGAACTCGGCGTCCGCGGGTTCTTAGACCAGATGCACTCGCTGAACTACGACGTGGTCAAGCCCCTGCTCGACGAGGAGATCCTTTTCATCCCCGCCGAGATCGACGCCTCCGGCGCGCTCACCGGCGGCGGCGACGACGAGCGGAAACAGCTGCTGCGCCTGATGATGGACGCGGAGACGATGTGGGATGGCGACGTCATCATCATCGACACCTTCGATGCGATCCTCCGGAACGACCCGATGTTCGAGGCGCTCGTCAGGCAGAACGAGGAGCGACAGGCCGCCTTAGAGATCATCTCCTTCTTCCGCGAGCTGACGACGAAGGGGAAGACGATCGTGCTCACCGTCGACCCCTCGACGGTCGACGAGGAGGCGATCGGGCCGTTCCGATCGATCGCCGACGTCTATCTCAAACTCGAGATGGTCGAAGTCGGCAACGACGTTCGACGGAACATCTTCGTGAAACGCTTCGCTGGAATGGGCGAGCAGGTCGGCGACCGCGTCGGTTTCTCTGTTCGCTCGGGGATCGGCATCGTCATCGAATCGAGGAGTGTCGCATAA
- a CDS encoding type II/IV secretion system ATPase subunit: MATEHGSAKIDDELRQHAGRWGHLREHLKRFRQITGEFPMFVDGPDGYESRRPNIIYHLGGPIYCQVYGNFGETTKYYTIEPELNAPEHEVFDQVKDKLLERSVTKPAPAGETEYEDRIQELLEEIVVLENERNGRLAELVQRLELGPLEVTEETYEKVRYRLVRDIVGLGPLEPIMRDPANEDIHVIGPRQVDVDHGEFGLLETTVEFDNSEQYDNWLRNMGERIGDPVSDAHPIVDSTLPDGSRINIIYSDDVSLKGSSLTIRQGDDVPLSVFQIAKWGTLSPELCAYLWIALENERTVFVVGETASGKTTTLNAITSFIPRDSKIYTAEDTAEVLPPHNTWQQLLTREGRGTDSEVDMFDLVAAALRSRPDYIIVGEVRGEEGRMAFQAAQTGHPVMLTFHASDIVSMIQRFTGDPINVPETFMSNADIALFQNRVKRGNDTLRRVTSVQEIEGYSKEMGGVVTREAFYWDPVEDQIVFQGRNNSYIMEEKIATLLGYDDTRKIYDDIEFRAKLIRRALQENILGYHEVNEFIEDFQRDGTEGIPFDITRLE; encoded by the coding sequence ATGGCCACCGAACACGGCTCCGCGAAGATCGACGACGAACTCCGACAGCACGCGGGTCGGTGGGGCCATCTCCGCGAACACCTCAAGCGCTTCCGGCAGATCACCGGCGAGTTCCCGATGTTCGTCGACGGCCCCGACGGGTACGAGTCGCGGCGACCGAACATCATCTACCACCTCGGCGGCCCGATCTACTGCCAGGTGTACGGGAACTTCGGCGAGACGACGAAGTACTACACGATCGAGCCGGAGCTGAACGCCCCCGAGCACGAGGTCTTCGATCAGGTGAAGGACAAACTCCTCGAACGGTCGGTGACGAAGCCCGCACCCGCCGGCGAGACCGAGTACGAAGATCGGATCCAAGAGCTGCTCGAAGAGATCGTCGTCCTCGAAAACGAACGGAACGGCCGCCTCGCGGAGTTGGTACAGCGGCTCGAACTCGGGCCCCTCGAAGTCACAGAGGAAACCTACGAGAAGGTTCGGTACCGACTCGTCCGAGATATCGTCGGTCTCGGGCCGCTCGAGCCGATTATGCGCGATCCGGCGAACGAGGACATTCACGTGATCGGGCCGCGACAGGTCGACGTCGACCACGGCGAGTTCGGTCTCCTCGAGACGACCGTCGAGTTCGACAACTCCGAGCAGTACGACAACTGGCTCCGGAATATGGGCGAGCGAATCGGCGACCCGGTCTCCGACGCCCATCCGATCGTCGACTCGACGCTTCCGGACGGCTCGCGTATCAACATCATCTACTCCGACGACGTGTCGCTGAAGGGCTCGTCGCTCACGATTCGTCAGGGCGATGACGTCCCGCTGTCGGTGTTTCAGATCGCGAAGTGGGGCACGCTCTCGCCGGAGTTGTGCGCGTATCTCTGGATCGCCTTGGAGAACGAGCGAACCGTGTTCGTCGTCGGCGAGACGGCGTCCGGGAAGACGACGACGCTCAACGCGATCACGTCGTTCATCCCGCGGGACTCGAAGATCTACACGGCGGAGGACACCGCCGAGGTGCTTCCCCCGCACAACACGTGGCAGCAACTGCTGACGCGGGAGGGCCGCGGCACGGACTCCGAAGTCGATATGTTCGACCTCGTCGCCGCGGCGCTGCGCTCTCGCCCCGACTACATCATCGTGGGCGAGGTCCGTGGCGAAGAGGGTCGGATGGCGTTTCAGGCGGCACAGACCGGTCACCCGGTGATGCTGACGTTCCACGCGAGCGACATCGTCTCGATGATCCAGCGGTTCACCGGCGACCCGATCAACGTCCCCGAGACGTTCATGTCGAACGCCGACATCGCGCTGTTCCAGAACCGCGTCAAGCGTGGCAACGACACCTTGCGGCGCGTGACCTCCGTACAGGAGATCGAAGGCTACTCCAAGGAGATGGGCGGGGTCGTCACCCGCGAGGCGTTCTACTGGGATCCCGTCGAGGACCAGATCGTCTTCCAAGGCCGCAACAACTCCTACATTATGGAGGAGAAGATCGCGACGCTGCTCGGCTACGACGACACGCGGAAGATCTACGACGACATCGAGTTCCGCGCGAAGCTCATCCGCCGCGCGCTCCAAGAGAACATTCTCGGCTACCACGAGGTCAACGAGTTCATCGAGGACTTCCAGCGCGACGGCACCGAAGGGATCCCATTCGACATCACGAGGCTCGAGTGA
- the flaJ gene encoding archaellar assembly protein FlaJ: protein MPMDNRKYALTVLVPTVVLFVLSIVGAIALPLPVLVRIPIFLLGALMLLAGVLYPRLLVEEQRRGLENQLHLVITHLTVLSTTNIDRVAVFRQLGREEEYGELAVEMRRITELVDTWNQSLDDALQRRARAVPSRELGDFLDRLAYSLNAGQALDDFLLGEQRTMIEKYVTVYEGALGNLEVMKDLYLSMILSMTFAIINAIVLPILTGTDATMTIAAVIVLFVFVQLGFYYVIKTMSPYDPLWYQQPEYRTKIDRQIDIALYGAVALSLVFVGILGLGLMGWTEIGQTVQRVMLDAPVPLLIATPLTPLAVPGLVARHHENHIKERDEEYPGFIRALGASESAKQSTTRAVLETLREKDFGVLSREIDRLYVRLNMRVGPDRSWFFFTAETSSYLIQKFSEMYLVGRQMGGTPKQLGELISDNMNEVLKLRRQRQQATVTLIGVLYGITASASFAFFIGLEVVEILATFSSSMNLAQFEFGQLIYAGVYDIPLIEYLLSLVILFNAVLSALMIRMVDGGHKANAYLHFVVLVWIGCGSAVVTSSLAGGLISV, encoded by the coding sequence ATGCCGATGGATAACCGGAAGTACGCGCTCACGGTTCTCGTACCGACGGTCGTCCTGTTCGTCCTCAGCATCGTCGGCGCGATCGCACTCCCGCTTCCGGTGCTGGTTCGGATTCCGATCTTCTTGCTCGGCGCGCTGATGCTCCTCGCCGGGGTGTTGTACCCTCGCCTGCTCGTCGAAGAGCAGCGCCGGGGGCTGGAGAACCAACTGCACCTCGTGATCACGCACCTCACCGTGTTGTCGACGACGAACATCGACCGCGTCGCGGTGTTCAGACAGCTCGGTCGCGAGGAGGAGTACGGCGAACTCGCCGTCGAGATGCGCCGGATCACCGAACTGGTCGACACGTGGAACCAGTCGCTCGACGACGCGCTCCAGCGTCGGGCGCGGGCCGTTCCCTCGCGGGAACTGGGCGACTTCCTCGATCGACTCGCGTACTCGTTGAACGCCGGACAGGCGCTCGACGACTTCCTGCTCGGCGAGCAGCGGACGATGATCGAGAAGTACGTGACCGTCTACGAGGGCGCGCTCGGAAACCTCGAAGTGATGAAGGACCTGTACCTCTCGATGATCCTGTCGATGACGTTCGCGATCATCAACGCGATCGTGCTGCCGATCCTGACGGGCACGGACGCGACGATGACGATCGCTGCGGTCATCGTGCTGTTCGTCTTCGTGCAGTTGGGCTTTTATTACGTCATCAAGACGATGTCGCCGTACGACCCGCTTTGGTACCAACAGCCGGAGTACCGGACGAAGATCGACCGCCAGATCGACATCGCGCTCTACGGGGCGGTGGCGCTGAGCCTCGTCTTCGTCGGGATCCTCGGGCTCGGACTGATGGGTTGGACGGAGATCGGACAGACCGTCCAGCGAGTGATGCTCGACGCGCCGGTCCCGCTTCTCATCGCGACGCCGTTGACGCCGCTCGCGGTTCCCGGCTTGGTCGCCCGTCACCACGAGAACCACATCAAAGAGCGCGACGAGGAGTACCCCGGATTCATCCGCGCGCTCGGGGCCTCCGAGAGCGCCAAGCAATCGACCACCCGCGCGGTGCTCGAAACCCTCAGAGAAAAGGACTTCGGCGTCCTCTCCCGGGAGATCGATCGACTCTACGTCCGGTTGAATATGCGCGTCGGTCCCGACCGCTCGTGGTTCTTCTTCACGGCTGAGACGAGTTCGTATCTCATCCAGAAGTTCTCGGAGATGTATCTCGTGGGGCGACAGATGGGCGGGACGCCGAAACAACTCGGCGAGCTCATCTCGGACAATATGAACGAGGTTCTGAAGCTCCGGCGACAGCGACAACAGGCGACGGTCACGCTCATCGGCGTCCTGTACGGCATCACCGCGTCGGCGTCGTTCGCCTTCTTCATCGGCCTCGAAGTCGTCGAGATCCTCGCGACCTTCTCGTCGAGTATGAACCTCGCGCAGTTCGAGTTCGGCCAACTGATCTACGCCGGCGTCTACGACATCCCGCTCATCGAGTATCTCCTCTCGCTCGTCATCCTGTTCAACGCCGTGCTCTCGGCGTTGATGATCCGGATGGTCGACGGCGGCCACAAGGCAAACGCCTATCTCCACTTCGTCGTCTTGGTCTGGATCGGCTGCGGAAGCGCCGTCGTGACGTCATCGCTGGCGGGGGGGCTGATCAGCGTATGA
- a CDS encoding CheF family chemotaxis protein codes for MTATDSDSDGSSQEDDAAQRSQLLEKFQKRAANGDLTPEAGGSNDTPAESTSTGKQRDGSGESIVVDFVANFVAGGDATFDPVKGRVLMSGRRLVLATSKTKTTIPIASVFDIAVGQVPQEVEEFFDYTVMVGYVEGKYRRTTVIGGDRETIEKFSLLLFRATLNGSTALVTHPAKVGGRVMDTEAQKTGLHLDYESVTFPDGDVDTGSEEPFSIDLASVIFFEVIERTDSDGDAKLVLSVQHVENGQTVTSEISMTSRRKMNILGRYLRLIYHWIKSDVRDVDVDESELEVLVGLYSTPEDIDLASLLDIGAGELEARLASLYEDDLITAEEPPIDLTPQGRFIVNDEFEDVNV; via the coding sequence ATGACGGCCACAGACTCCGATAGCGACGGTTCGAGTCAGGAAGACGACGCCGCACAGCGTTCACAGCTGCTCGAAAAATTCCAAAAGCGCGCCGCCAACGGAGACCTGACGCCCGAGGCGGGAGGCTCGAACGACACGCCGGCGGAGTCGACGTCGACGGGGAAGCAACGCGATGGCTCGGGCGAATCGATCGTCGTCGACTTCGTCGCCAACTTCGTCGCCGGCGGCGACGCCACGTTCGATCCCGTCAAAGGCCGAGTGCTGATGAGCGGACGCCGGCTCGTTCTCGCGACCTCGAAGACGAAGACGACGATTCCGATCGCATCGGTCTTCGACATCGCCGTCGGACAGGTCCCACAAGAGGTCGAGGAGTTCTTCGATTACACGGTGATGGTCGGCTACGTCGAGGGGAAGTACCGTCGGACGACTGTTATCGGCGGAGACAGAGAGACGATCGAGAAGTTCTCGCTGCTTCTGTTCCGCGCGACGCTCAACGGATCGACGGCGCTCGTCACGCATCCCGCCAAGGTCGGCGGTCGCGTGATGGACACGGAGGCACAGAAGACGGGGCTCCACCTCGATTACGAATCGGTCACGTTCCCCGACGGCGACGTCGACACGGGTTCGGAGGAGCCGTTCTCGATCGATCTCGCGTCGGTGATCTTCTTCGAGGTAATCGAGCGGACCGACAGCGACGGCGACGCCAAGTTAGTGCTGTCGGTCCAACACGTCGAGAACGGACAGACCGTCACCTCCGAGATCTCGATGACCTCTCGAAGAAAAATGAACATCCTCGGGCGCTATCTGCGGTTGATCTATCACTGGATCAAAAGCGACGTCCGCGACGTCGACGTCGACGAGTCCGAACTGGAGGTGCTCGTCGGGCTGTACTCCACGCCAGAGGACATCGACCTCGCCTCGCTGCTCGACATCGGAGCCGGCGAACTCGAAGCCCGGTTGGCCTCGCTGTACGAGGACGACCTGATCACCGCCGAGGAGCCGCCGATCGATCTCACTCCGCAGGGGAGATTCATCGTCAACGACGAATTCGAGGACGTGAACGTCTGA
- a CDS encoding DUF7511 domain-containing protein, translated as MSDSPGDPENRVSVPRAERSDDDVANSPFELRSVVVRYEKRPDRCTIYPRRESCCEHVDAWLSADAAVFVPLDEMR; from the coding sequence ATGTCCGATTCGCCCGGCGATCCCGAGAACCGCGTTTCGGTACCACGTGCCGAACGTAGCGACGACGACGTTGCGAACAGCCCCTTCGAGCTACGCAGCGTCGTGGTCCGCTACGAGAAGCGACCGGACCGATGCACGATTTATCCCCGCCGCGAGAGCTGTTGTGAACACGTCGACGCGTGGCTCTCTGCGGACGCCGCCGTCTTCGTCCCGCTCGACGAGATGCGATAA
- a CDS encoding DUF7576 family protein has protein sequence MVDPTSDLGEDVDEDNAPSCAACGSKIIQSPTHRVVTRVEDGTVRTQHFCSDACRTDGDADA, from the coding sequence ATGGTAGATCCGACTTCCGATCTCGGAGAAGACGTCGACGAAGACAACGCGCCGTCGTGTGCGGCCTGCGGTTCGAAGATCATCCAATCGCCGACGCACCGCGTCGTCACCCGGGTCGAAGACGGGACGGTACGGACGCAGCACTTCTGTTCTGACGCGTGTCGAACGGACGGCGACGCCGACGCGTAA